One Cydia fagiglandana chromosome 11, ilCydFagi1.1, whole genome shotgun sequence genomic region harbors:
- the LOC134669125 gene encoding TAR DNA-binding protein 43-like — protein sequence MSIEYVLVSEGEQDEPIELPTEEDGSLLLSTVAAQFAGASGLKYRDRVAGRLRGLRLVDQRLSPPPGGWAAHRYFCAFPRRASPEPRSEPEDPRPRCSDLIVLGLPWKTGEDAVREYFAAFGELLMVQVKRDAATGLSKGFGFIKFADYGAQLRALGRRHLIDGRWCDVRVPNSKEGGGGAPRKVFVGRCTEALSADDLRDYFTAFGQVTDVFVPKPFRAFSFVTFLDPEVAQSLCGQDHIIKGVSVNISTASPKRERGRGALLGWNVLPEPRVYNWVGEAWPPPPTQAPPLDSKPYLKYE from the coding sequence ATGTCGATCGAGTACGTGCTGGTGAGCGAGGGCGAGCAGGACGAGCCCATCGAGCTACCGACCGAGGAGGACGGCTCGCTGCTGCTCAGCACCGTGGCGGCGCAGTTCGCGGGCGCCAGCGGGCTCAAGTATCGCGACCGTGTCGCCGGCCGCCTGCGCGGTCTGCGGCTCGTGGACCAGCGGCTGTCGCCACCACCGGGCGGCTGGGCCGCACACCGCTACTTCTGCGCCTTCCCCCGCCGCGCTAGCCCCGAGCCGCGCTCCGAGCCCGAGGATCCACGGCCCCGCTGCTCCGACCTCATCGTGCTGGGGCTGCCGTGGAAGACGGGCGAGGATGCGGTGCGCGAATACTTTGCCGCGTTCGGCGAGTTGCTGATGGTGCAGGTGAAGCGCGACGCTGCCACGGGACTCAGTAAAGGCTTTGGTTTTATCAAGTTTGCGGATTATGGCGCGCAGCTGCGTGCGCTAGGCCGGCGGCACCTGATCGACGGACGCTGGTGTGACGTGCGCGTGCCTAACAGTAAAGAGGGTGGTGGCGGCGCACCCCGCAAAGTGTTTGTGGGCCGCTGCACTGAGGCCCTGTCCGCCGATGACCTTCGCGATTACTTTACTGCCTTTGGACAGGTGACAGATGTTTTTGTACCCAAACCGTTCCGCGCGTTCAGCTTTGTAACGTTCCTGGACCCAGAGGTGGCTCAATCGCTGTGTGGGCAGGACCATATTATCAAAGGTGTATCAGTTAACATCAGTACTGCTTCGCCAAAGCGTGAGCGTGGGCGGGGCGCCCTGCTCGGCTGGAACGTGCTGCCGGAGCCTCGGGTCTACAACTGGGTGGGCGAGGCATGGCCTCCGCCACCCACACAAGCTCCGCCGCTCGACTCCAAGCCCTACCTCAAATATGAGTGA
- the LOC134668684 gene encoding serine/threonine-protein kinase dyf-5: MNRYVVLQQLGDGTYGNVALARRRDSGEYVAIKRMKRKYYSWEEAMSLREVKALKKLSHANIVKLREVIREDDTLYFVFEHLRGNLYQLLREQPPREPALRNVLLQVLRGLAHMHRHGFFHRDLKPENLLCSGPELVKIADLGLAREVRSRPPYTQYVSTRWYRAPEVLLRDPAYGAPVDLWAVGCIAAELHTARPLFPGASEIDQLYKIAGVLGAPTRASWPEGLALAEALRFRFPAAAPVPLARAVPGAAPPALALLAALLRYPPRERPTAQQALRFPYFAVGTELGVPPPLSRARRSSVRVELEPSPAAAAPALPALAPPRDHFADILGNDDFSFLAAHDLLDVIFSLDELNVRAPVEPTRVLLPWDVVLLPILESSVAVEALGLVALAGVVEAGLGELLGFLLHALGPVFEGAEPGGLVVVARVRLGFGEHTGAGGGRRAHAALVLACSHLVFAVGHRRGEVVHESRPSESLRRADTAAARGRSVLAPLPAAAPAPGARGAAAAYLGAARYVAGARIDTSLFHPLAMRSHHETATVGSGAPRVDWAAKYLR; encoded by the exons GCGCTCAAGAAGCTGTCACACGCCAACATAGTGAAGCTTCGTGAAGTGATTCGCGAAGACGACACGCTATACTTCGTGTTCGAGCATCTACGAGGCAACTTGTATCAATTGCTTCGCGAGCAGCCGCCCCGTGAGCCTGCGCTGCGAAATGTCCTTCTACAG GTACTCCGTGGTCTAGCCCACATGCACCGCCACGGCTTCTTCCATCGCGACCTGAAGCCGGAGAACTTGCTCTGCAGCGGTCCGGAGCTGGTCAAGATCGCAGACCTAGGGCTCGCGCGGGAGGTGCGCTCCCGTCCGCCGTATACTCAGTACGTTTCTACGCGTTGGTACCGCGCGCCTGAG GTGCTGCTGCGAGACCCGGCGTACGGCGCCCCCGTGGATCTGTGGGCCGTGGGTTGTATAGCAGCAGAGCTGCATACGGCACGCCCACTGTTCCCTGGAGCCTCTGAGATCGACCAG TTGTATAAAATCGCGGGCGTCCTGGGCGCGCCGACGCGCGCGTCGTGGCCGGAGGGGCTGGCGCTGGCCGAGGCGCTCCGCTTCCGCTtcccggccgccgcgcccgtGCCGCTGGCGCGCGCCGTgcccggcgccgcgccgcccgcgctcgCGCTGCTGGCCGCGCTGCTGCGCTACCCGCCCCGGGAGCGCCCCACGGCGCAGCAGGCGTTGCG GTTTCCATATTTCGCGGTAGGAACTGAACTCGGCGTGCCGCCGCCACTGTCTCGCGCAAGAAG GAGTAGCGTGCGCGTGGAGCTGGAGCCatcgcccgccgccgccgcgcccgcgctgCCCGCGCTGGCGCCGCCAAGGGACCATTTTGCCGACATTTTGGG CAATGATGACTTTTCCTTTTTGGCTGCTCATGACCTTCTGGACGTAATCTTCTCCCTTGACGAGCTGAACGTACGCGCACCGGTCGAACCAACGCGCGTGCTGCTCCCATGGGACGTCGTCCTCCTCCCAATCCTTGAGTCCTCCGTCGCAGTAGAAGCACTTGGTCTTGTCGCTCTGGCCGGTGTAGTAGAAGCCGGCCTCGGCGAGCTCCTCGGGTTTCTGCTTCATGCTCTTGGGCCAGTCTTTGAAGGTGCGGAGCCGGGCGGCCTTGTTGTTGTAGCGCGGGTGCGGTTGGGGTTTGGGGAGCACACTGGCGCcggtggcgggcggcgcgcaCATGCCGCACTCGTCCTGGCCTGTAGTCATCTGGTGTTTGCTGTTGGGCACAGGCG CGGTGAGGTGGTGCACGAGTCGCGCCCCTCAGAGTCTCTCCGGCGCGCGGacacggcggcggcgcgcgggcgcAGCGTGCTGGCGCCGctccccgccgccgcgccggcgcccggcgcgcgcggcgccgccgccgcctacCTCGGCGCGGCGCGGTACGTCGCCGGCGCCAGGATCGACACGTCGCTGTTCCATCCGCTCGCTATGCGCTCACACCACG AGACAGCGACGGTGGGCAGCGGCGCGCCGCGCGTGGACTGGGCCGCCAAGTACCTTCGCTGA